The proteins below are encoded in one region of Streptomyces marianii:
- the dapE gene encoding succinyl-diaminopimelate desuccinylase translates to MPESALDLTLDGPALTARLVDFPSVSGDEKPLADAIEQALRALPHLTVDRHGNNVVARTNLGRSERVVLAGHIDTVPIADNVPSRLDENGVLWGCGTSDMKSGVAVQLRIAATVPDPNRDLTFVFYDNEEVAAHLNGLGHVADTHPDWLEGDFAVLLEPSDAQVEGGCQGTLRVHLRTAGERAHSARSWMGFNAIHAAGPILARLAAYEPRRPVIDGLRYHEGLNAVGIEGGVATNVIPDSCTVVINYRYAPDRTMAEAEAHVREVFADCDVAEFVVDDHTGGALPGLSHPAAAAFMAAVGGTAQPKFGWTDVSRFSSLGVPAVNYGPGDALFAHKRDEHVAVDKITHCEERLRQWLTA, encoded by the coding sequence ATGCCCGAAAGCGCGCTCGATCTCACCCTGGACGGCCCGGCACTCACCGCACGGCTCGTCGACTTCCCGTCGGTCAGCGGCGACGAGAAGCCCCTCGCCGACGCGATCGAGCAGGCGCTGCGTGCCCTGCCCCACCTCACCGTCGACCGGCACGGCAACAACGTGGTCGCCCGGACGAACCTCGGCCGCTCCGAGCGCGTGGTCCTGGCCGGGCACATCGACACCGTGCCGATCGCGGACAACGTCCCCTCCCGGCTCGACGAGAACGGTGTCCTGTGGGGCTGCGGCACCTCGGACATGAAGTCGGGCGTCGCCGTCCAACTGCGGATCGCCGCGACCGTGCCCGACCCCAACCGCGACCTGACGTTCGTCTTCTACGACAACGAGGAGGTCGCCGCACATCTGAACGGTCTCGGACATGTTGCGGACACCCACCCCGACTGGTTGGAGGGCGATTTCGCCGTCCTGCTCGAGCCCTCCGACGCTCAGGTGGAGGGCGGCTGCCAGGGAACTCTCCGTGTCCACCTCCGTACGGCCGGCGAACGCGCGCACTCCGCCCGCAGCTGGATGGGGTTCAACGCCATCCACGCCGCCGGCCCGATCCTGGCCCGGCTCGCCGCCTACGAGCCGCGCCGCCCGGTGATCGACGGCCTGAGGTACCACGAGGGGCTCAACGCCGTCGGGATCGAGGGCGGTGTCGCGACGAACGTCATCCCCGACTCGTGCACCGTCGTGATCAACTACCGCTACGCCCCGGACCGGACCATGGCGGAGGCCGAGGCCCATGTCCGTGAGGTGTTCGCGGACTGCGACGTCGCCGAGTTCGTCGTCGACGACCACACCGGCGGGGCGCTGCCCGGCCTCTCGCACCCGGCTGCCGCCGCTTTCATGGCGGCCGTCGGCGGTACGGCACAGCCCAAGTTCGGCTGGACCGACGTGTCGCGCTTCAGCTCACTGGGCGTCCCCGCGGTCAACTACGGTCCGGGCGACGCGCTCTTCGCCCACAAGCGGGACGAGCACGTGGCCGTCGACAAGATCACACACTGTGAGGAGCGGCTGCGGCAGTGGCTCACCGCGTGA
- a CDS encoding ATP-binding protein → MSLPLTRRIARAALLVAAGAAPVVGAAGSANAVDLPTQDLGNGGLTQLDGAAAGSTVDGAAREAADTANQAGGRVVGTTLPAAAGTLGGAAETGLPAAQETAGQAGGSTAGVLGETAGSAATQGLPAAQGLAGGGLPDAGAALPAGELPVEGLPL, encoded by the coding sequence ATGTCCCTCCCCCTGACCCGTCGGATCGCCCGTGCCGCGCTGCTCGTCGCAGCCGGGGCAGCTCCCGTGGTCGGTGCGGCCGGCTCCGCGAACGCCGTGGACCTCCCCACCCAGGACCTGGGCAACGGCGGCCTGACCCAGCTCGACGGCGCCGCGGCCGGCTCCACGGTCGACGGCGCCGCGCGCGAGGCCGCCGACACGGCGAACCAGGCCGGCGGCAGGGTGGTCGGCACGACGCTCCCGGCCGCCGCGGGCACCCTGGGCGGCGCGGCCGAGACCGGCCTCCCGGCGGCGCAGGAGACCGCCGGACAGGCCGGGGGCAGCACCGCCGGCGTCCTGGGCGAGACCGCAGGCTCCGCGGCCACGCAGGGCCTGCCCGCCGCTCAGGGACTGGCCGGCGGCGGCCTCCCCGACGCGGGCGCCGCGCTGCCGGCCGGCGAGCTGCCGGTGGAGGGCCTGCCCCTCTGA
- the dapC gene encoding succinyldiaminopimelate transaminase: protein MSAVSSRLPVFPWDKLEPYKATAAAHPDGIVDLSVGTPVDPVPDLVRRALVEAADSPGYPTVWGTPELRDALVSWCARRLGAVSFAHTNVLPVVGSKELVAWLPTQLGLGAGDKVAHPRLAYPTYEVGARLCGATPVVYDDPVADLDPAGLKLLWLNSPSNPTGRVLAKDELTRIVAWAREHGVLVFSDECYLELGWEAEPVSVLHPDVCGGTYEGLVSVHSLSKRSNLAGYRAAFVAGDAAVLGELLKIRKHGGLMTPAPVQAATVAALGDDTHVAEQRARYAARRLALRDALLKHGFRIEHSEASLYLWATRDEPCWDTVAHLAELGVLVAPGDFYGEAGERFVRVAFTATDERVQAAVKRLG from the coding sequence GTGTCCGCCGTATCGTCCCGACTCCCCGTCTTCCCGTGGGACAAGCTGGAGCCGTACAAGGCGACCGCCGCGGCCCACCCGGACGGCATCGTCGACCTCTCCGTCGGCACACCCGTCGATCCGGTACCGGACCTGGTCCGGCGGGCCCTCGTCGAGGCCGCGGACTCGCCCGGCTATCCGACCGTGTGGGGAACACCCGAGCTACGGGACGCGCTGGTGTCGTGGTGCGCGCGGCGTCTCGGTGCGGTGTCCTTCGCCCACACCAACGTGCTGCCGGTTGTGGGGTCCAAGGAACTCGTGGCCTGGCTGCCGACCCAGCTCGGCCTGGGGGCCGGCGACAAGGTGGCCCACCCCCGCCTGGCCTACCCGACCTACGAGGTCGGCGCGCGGCTCTGCGGGGCCACCCCGGTCGTCTACGACGACCCGGTCGCCGACCTCGACCCGGCCGGTCTGAAGCTCCTGTGGCTGAACTCGCCGTCCAACCCGACCGGCCGGGTCCTCGCCAAGGACGAGCTGACCCGGATCGTGGCCTGGGCGCGCGAGCACGGGGTGCTCGTCTTCAGCGACGAGTGCTACCTGGAGCTGGGCTGGGAGGCGGAGCCCGTCTCGGTGCTGCACCCGGACGTCTGCGGCGGCACGTACGAGGGCCTCGTCTCGGTCCACTCGCTGTCGAAGCGCTCCAACCTCGCCGGCTACCGTGCGGCCTTCGTCGCGGGCGACGCGGCCGTCCTCGGCGAGCTGCTGAAGATCCGCAAGCACGGCGGGCTGATGACGCCCGCCCCGGTGCAGGCGGCCACGGTCGCGGCACTCGGCGACGACACGCACGTCGCCGAGCAGCGGGCCCGGTACGCGGCCCGGCGTCTCGCCCTGCGTGACGCCCTGCTGAAGCACGGCTTCCGCATCGAGCACAGCGAGGCGAGCCTCTATCTGTGGGCGACACGGGACGAGCCGTGCTGGGACACGGTGGCGCACCTGGCCGAGCTGGGTGTGCTCGTCGCGCCCGGCGACTTCTACGGCGAGGCGGGGGAGCGGTTCGTGCGGGTCGCCTTCACGGCGACCGACGAGCGGGTCCAGGCGGCGGTCAAGCGCCTCGGGTGA
- the fdxA gene encoding ferredoxin produces MTYVIAQPCVDVKDKACIEECPVDCIYEGQRSLYIHPDECVDCGACEPVCPVEAIFYEDDTPEEWKDYYKANVEFFDELGSPGGASKLGLIERDHPFIAALPPQNG; encoded by the coding sequence GTGACCTACGTCATCGCGCAGCCTTGTGTCGACGTCAAGGACAAGGCGTGCATCGAGGAGTGCCCCGTCGACTGCATCTACGAGGGCCAGCGGTCCTTGTACATCCACCCGGACGAATGCGTCGACTGTGGTGCCTGTGAGCCGGTCTGCCCGGTCGAGGCGATCTTCTACGAGGACGACACTCCCGAGGAGTGGAAGGACTACTACAAGGCGAACGTCGAGTTCTTCGACGAGCTCGGTTCGCCCGGTGGCGCCTCCAAGCTGGGCCTGATCGAGCGCGACCACCCCTTCATCGCCGCGCTGCCGCCGCAGAACGGCTGA
- a CDS encoding GNAT family N-acetyltransferase, whose amino-acid sequence MEFTAGGRLEVRITPSDVGKRVSVRRRAEPADGSAKFTDAVGVLTSWTGGVLLITRRTGETVRIPESSLVAGKVVPAAPARRRGVPTASFEELARVSARAWQPVESEPLGEWVLRAASGFTRRANSVLPLGDPGIPLDAALARVRGWYADRGLPAYVQTATGAEGTQEGLCAGLAERGWEQEVSAELRVGGLAPIGDLDADVERVRLGRSVDEPWLRRYQRFGVPGPDVLKVLGGGPSVWFATVPGASDVPAAIGRCVVDGRWAGFMTVEVDPAYRRQGLATAVMAALARRSLDEGASAAWLQVESGNDGARTLYEGMGFTVHHLYHHFRYSRSS is encoded by the coding sequence GTGGAATTCACCGCAGGCGGACGACTTGAGGTTCGCATCACCCCCTCTGACGTGGGAAAACGCGTGTCGGTGCGGCGGCGCGCCGAGCCGGCGGACGGATCGGCGAAGTTCACCGACGCCGTCGGGGTTCTCACATCGTGGACCGGGGGTGTGCTGCTGATCACACGAAGGACCGGGGAGACCGTCCGCATCCCGGAATCCTCACTGGTCGCGGGCAAGGTCGTCCCCGCGGCGCCGGCCCGTCGGCGGGGCGTGCCGACAGCGTCGTTCGAGGAGCTTGCACGTGTCTCGGCCCGCGCCTGGCAGCCGGTGGAGAGCGAACCGCTGGGCGAGTGGGTGCTGCGCGCGGCGTCCGGCTTCACCCGCCGGGCGAACTCGGTGCTGCCGCTCGGCGACCCGGGCATACCCCTGGACGCCGCCCTGGCGCGCGTACGGGGCTGGTACGCCGATCGCGGCCTTCCGGCCTACGTCCAGACCGCGACCGGCGCCGAGGGGACCCAGGAGGGGCTGTGCGCCGGACTGGCGGAGCGGGGCTGGGAACAGGAGGTGAGCGCCGAACTGCGCGTCGGAGGGCTCGCACCGATCGGTGACCTGGACGCGGACGTGGAGCGGGTGCGGCTGGGCCGGTCCGTGGACGAGCCCTGGCTACGGCGTTACCAGCGGTTCGGTGTGCCGGGGCCGGATGTACTGAAAGTACTGGGTGGCGGCCCGTCGGTGTGGTTCGCCACCGTCCCCGGCGCATCCGACGTCCCGGCGGCGATCGGCCGCTGTGTGGTCGACGGACGTTGGGCCGGATTCATGACGGTGGAGGTCGACCCCGCGTACCGAAGGCAGGGGCTCGCGACGGCCGTGATGGCGGCCCTGGCGCGGCGGTCGCTGGACGAGGGGGCCTCGGCGGCCTGGCTGCAGGTCGAGTCGGGCAACGACGGGGCGCGGACCCTGTACGAGGGGATGGGATTCACCGTCCACCACCTCTACCACCACTTCCGATACTCCCGATCTTCCTGA
- a CDS encoding transglutaminase family protein, which translates to MQPPFPEAAGRRRRFAEEARSERPDLATLCLLVGAEADPRLDEAGLDAAEIELDRLAGLLPYGITGPHNWVAALSSLLGERCGFHGTPDCYQRLESSLLHKVLRRRRGLPILLSVVWMEVARRAGAPVYGLALPGRFVVGFGDPEHPVMADPFAGGRLLTGPDAELLVAGTTGAPLDPSMLTPAGPLDIVLRILNNIRAWAAARPEHTEVALWAVDLSLLLPSHPARLRYDRAQLLVQRGDFLAGAAEMDAYADVVSAAEPATAEAIRRKAHSARSMLN; encoded by the coding sequence ATGCAACCGCCATTCCCCGAGGCCGCGGGCCGGCGTCGCCGCTTCGCCGAGGAGGCCCGCTCCGAGCGGCCCGACCTCGCGACGCTGTGCCTGCTCGTGGGTGCGGAAGCGGATCCGCGGCTGGACGAGGCGGGCCTCGACGCCGCCGAGATCGAGCTGGACCGGCTCGCGGGCCTGCTGCCGTACGGGATCACCGGCCCGCACAACTGGGTGGCCGCGCTGTCGTCGCTGCTCGGTGAGCGCTGCGGCTTCCACGGCACCCCGGACTGCTACCAGCGGCTGGAGTCGTCCCTGCTGCACAAGGTGCTGCGCCGCCGCCGAGGCCTGCCGATCCTGCTGTCGGTCGTCTGGATGGAGGTGGCCCGCCGCGCCGGCGCGCCCGTGTACGGGCTCGCCCTCCCGGGCCGCTTCGTCGTCGGCTTCGGCGACCCCGAGCACCCGGTGATGGCGGACCCCTTCGCGGGCGGACGTCTGCTGACGGGACCGGACGCGGAACTCCTCGTGGCCGGCACGACGGGCGCCCCGCTCGACCCGTCGATGCTGACCCCCGCGGGCCCACTGGACATCGTCCTCCGCATCCTCAACAACATCCGCGCCTGGGCCGCGGCCCGCCCCGAGCACACGGAGGTCGCGCTCTGGGCCGTCGACCTCTCCCTCCTCCTGCCCTCCCACCCGGCCCGCCTCCGCTACGACCGCGCGCAACTCCTCGTCCAGCGCGGCGACTTCCTGGCCGGGGCGGCGGAGATGGACGCGTACGCGGATGTCGTCTCGGCCGCCGAACCCGCGACGGCGGAAGCGATCCGGCGGAAGGCGCACTCGGCCAGGTCGATGCTGAACTGA
- a CDS encoding DUF6113 family protein — protein sequence MSGSGTWPARPSKAARIAAYIGLAVLGVAVGTAGSLVQAAWFPMGLLLALLGAAALFYGGLRATGTQLGVVTPAAGWVAAVLLLSAGRPEGDGVFAGGLGEIVFLFGGAVLAVMCATMTRLPQPGRPSGRLGK from the coding sequence ATGAGCGGGTCCGGAACCTGGCCGGCCAGGCCCTCCAAGGCGGCGCGCATCGCCGCTTACATCGGCCTGGCCGTGCTCGGCGTCGCCGTCGGCACCGCCGGTTCGCTGGTCCAAGCGGCCTGGTTCCCGATGGGGTTGCTCCTGGCGCTGCTCGGCGCCGCGGCACTCTTCTACGGCGGACTGCGTGCCACCGGCACCCAACTCGGTGTCGTCACGCCCGCCGCGGGCTGGGTCGCCGCCGTACTGCTGCTGAGCGCGGGACGTCCGGAGGGCGACGGTGTCTTCGCAGGCGGTCTCGGCGAGATTGTCTTCCTGTTCGGGGGGGCCGTGCTGGCTGTGATGTGTGCCACCATGACGCGGTTGCCGCAACCGGGCCGGCCCTCCGGCCGACTTGGCAAGTGA